Proteins co-encoded in one Coriobacterium glomerans PW2 genomic window:
- a CDS encoding PTS mannose/fructose/sorbose transporter subunit IIC, translating to MPPITIALIVIVALLAGMGGVLDQFQFHQPLVACSLIGLVSGHLVEGVTLGGMLQMIALGWANVGAAMAPDAALASVASAIIMVLALPSGGTSPTEVDHAITAAIAMAVPLSIAGLFLTMVCRTIAIPIAHIMDAAAVKGNFRMIEIWQVIAILMQGVRIAIPAAALCFIPSAAVEGILRSMPDWLSGGMAVGGGMVAAVGYAMVINMMASKEVWPFFALGFALAAISQLTLIALGVIGVSLALLYLGLKQSAEAGGGSATGDPLGDILNDY from the coding sequence ATGCCACCGATCACCATTGCACTCATCGTCATCGTCGCCCTGCTCGCAGGTATGGGCGGCGTCTTGGACCAGTTCCAGTTTCATCAGCCCCTCGTCGCATGCTCGCTCATCGGCTTGGTGAGCGGCCATCTCGTCGAAGGGGTCACCTTGGGCGGGATGCTCCAGATGATAGCTCTCGGCTGGGCGAACGTCGGTGCCGCCATGGCGCCTGACGCGGCTCTCGCGTCGGTCGCCTCAGCCATCATCATGGTCCTCGCCCTGCCATCCGGCGGAACCTCGCCCACCGAGGTCGACCATGCCATCACCGCGGCGATAGCCATGGCGGTTCCGCTCTCTATAGCGGGTCTGTTCCTGACGATGGTCTGCCGCACCATAGCTATCCCGATAGCGCACATCATGGACGCGGCCGCGGTCAAGGGCAACTTTCGCATGATCGAGATATGGCAGGTCATCGCTATTCTCATGCAGGGAGTGCGTATCGCGATCCCCGCTGCGGCGCTTTGCTTCATCCCCTCCGCGGCCGTCGAGGGCATTCTGAGATCGATGCCGGATTGGCTCTCAGGCGGCATGGCGGTCGGCGGCGGGATGGTTGCAGCCGTCGGTTACGCCATGGTCATAAACATGATGGCATCCAAAGAGGTCTGGCCCTTCTTCGCTCTGGGATTCGCCCTCGCTGCGATCTCTCAGCTCACGCTTATCGCGCTGGGAGTCATCGGCGTCTCTCTCGCCCTGCTCTATCTCGGTCTCAAGCAAAGCGCTGAGGCCGGCGGCGGGAGCGCCACGGGAGACCCGCTCGGCGATATCTTGAACGACTACTGA
- a CDS encoding PTS sugar transporter subunit IIB, whose amino-acid sequence MVGIVLASHGTLADGIRQTGSMVFGDQQAVASVSLAASMGPDDFRSKVEEALASFDDRNEVLFLVDLWGGTPFNQISAICKEHESWAVLTGLNLPMLIEAYSARPGAASAHALAAHVVQEARRGVRVLPENLDAADTRSKGPQHAQKPSGAQIPEGTVLGDGHIKFVLVRIDTRLLHGQVATTWTKTSCPDRIIVVSDNVASDALRKSMIEQAAPPGVRVNVVPIDKMIEVARDPRFGDTKAMLLFETPEDLLRAVEGGLDIKKVNLGSIAHSQGKVVITNSVSMGRDDVTAFEGLLEHGIEFDARKVPNDSAGSFKNMLNKAKSELHLS is encoded by the coding sequence ATGGTCGGAATCGTCCTCGCAAGCCACGGTACCTTGGCAGACGGGATCAGACAGACCGGGTCGATGGTCTTCGGCGACCAGCAGGCCGTGGCATCGGTCTCGCTTGCCGCAAGCATGGGACCGGATGACTTTCGCAGCAAGGTCGAGGAGGCCCTCGCTTCATTTGATGATCGAAACGAGGTGTTGTTCCTCGTCGATCTGTGGGGCGGAACGCCATTCAATCAGATCAGCGCGATCTGCAAAGAGCATGAGAGCTGGGCTGTTCTCACCGGTCTCAATCTGCCCATGCTCATCGAGGCCTACTCCGCGAGGCCCGGGGCGGCCAGCGCTCACGCGCTCGCGGCCCATGTCGTGCAGGAGGCCCGTCGAGGCGTGCGGGTGCTGCCCGAGAACCTCGATGCAGCCGATACGAGGTCAAAGGGGCCTCAGCACGCACAGAAGCCATCCGGCGCTCAGATTCCGGAGGGAACCGTGCTGGGTGACGGTCACATCAAGTTCGTACTCGTTCGCATCGATACGCGCCTGCTGCATGGCCAGGTCGCGACGACCTGGACCAAGACTTCCTGTCCTGATCGCATCATCGTCGTATCCGACAACGTCGCCTCCGACGCGCTCAGAAAAAGCATGATCGAGCAGGCGGCGCCGCCAGGGGTGCGGGTCAACGTCGTTCCCATCGACAAGATGATCGAAGTCGCCCGCGATCCGCGCTTCGGCGACACGAAGGCGATGCTGCTGTTCGAGACACCTGAAGATCTGCTTCGAGCGGTAGAGGGAGGTCTCGATATCAAGAAGGTGAACCTCGGATCGATCGCCCACTCGCAGGGCAAGGTCGTTATCACCAACTCCGTCTCGATGGGTCGAGATGATGTCACCGCCTTTGAGGGGCTTCTCGAGCACGGCATCGAGTTCGATGCCCGCAAGGTGCCGAACGATTCAGCGGGGTCATTCAAGAACATGCTCAACAAGGCAAAATCCGAACTGCACCTGAGTTAG